Within the Balneola sp. MJW-20 genome, the region GAAGAAGCGGTAAAAGTAATACGCTCGAATTCCAGAGTGTATATCCATGCAGTAGCGGCGGCACCACAACAATTGATCAAAGCAATGGTCGCCCGTGCAGACGAACTTAAGAATGTTGAGATCATTCATCTTCACACAGAGGGAGAGGCTCCATATGCTGATCCTAAGTTCGAGGGACACTTTTCCATAAATTCACTTTTTGTTGGAGCGAATGTACGAAAGGCAGTAAACAGCGAGATGGGAGATTATATTCCCATTTTTTTGAGTGAGGTACCCGGGCTTTTCAGAAATAATCGGATTCCGGTTGATGTTGCAATGATACAGGTATCTCCTCCCGATCAACATGGCTTCTGTTCCCTTGGAGTATCAGTTGAAGCTTCTCTTGCTGCAGTACAAAGTGCTTCAACTGTGATCGCTCAGGTTAATCCCAGGATGCCCAGAACCCACGGAGACGGTCTGATTCATATAAGTCAGATCAAGGCTATGGTGGAGGTAAATGATGAACTTCCTGAACATTTGCCGGATGAACCGGATCTGGATGAACTGAAGATCGGAAAGTATTGTGCTGAACTTATTGAAGACGGTGCAACGCTGCAGATGGGTATTGGCGCGATACCAAATGCAGTTCTGAAAAGTCTGCAAAATCATAAGGATCTTGGAGTTCATACTGAAATGTTCTCTGACGGGGTAATAGAACTGGTTGAAAAAGGGATCATAACCGGAAAGAGGAAAAAGATCCATCCGGGAAAAATTGTTTCCGGTTTTGTGATGGGATCCCGAAAGCTCTATGATTTTCTGGATGACAACCCCATGGTTGCAATGCTGGATATTGCTTATATCAACGATACCGCTGTGATCAGGCGAAACCCGAAAGTAACAGCTATAAACAGCGCGATAGAAGTGGATCTCACCGGCCAGATCTGTGCGGATTCCATAGGCACATATCATTACTCAGGAGTTGGCGGACAGATGGACTTTATTAGGGGTGCATCTCTCTCTCAGGGAGGTAAACCTATCATAGCATTACCCTCAACAACCAGCAAAGGAATCAGCCGTATCGTACCATTTCTTAAACAAGGGGCTGGCGTGGTAACGACCCGTGCTCACGTACACTATGTGGTTACTGAATATGGAAGCAAGGATCTGTACGGTAAAAGCCTCAAGCAGCGTGCAAAAGCTCTCATAGAGATCGCACATCCGGACCATCGCGAAGATCTGAGCCGGTCGGCTTTCGAAAGATTCCGGAACCCTATCTTTCAGGGAATCGGGGGTACTGCAGAAAATTAGAGGCCGTTTTATTTTTTTGGATTTCAGTGCTAACAGCCGATATTCCTGCATCTGTAATATTTAATTACCTGCATGACCAAAGAAAAGAACGGCTTATTATCCTGGGCTTTTTATGACTGGGCAAACAGCGCCTATTTTGTGATGATTCAGACCTTTGTGTTTGCGGCTTATTTTGCTCAGTCGATAGCTGCTAATGAAACAGAAGGAACGGCTCTATGGGGTAATATGATCGGACTGGCAGGACTGGTAATAGCCCTGACTGCACCATTACTCGGATCCATTGCTGATGAGGGTGGCAGAAGGAAACCATGGGTTCTCTTTTTCACGCTCTTATGTGTAGCAGGCTGTTCAGCACTCTGGTTTGCCAGACCGGATACCGATATGGTCTGGTTCGCTCTGGCGATGGCTTTTATAGCCACTCTGGGGGCTGAATTATCCCTTATCTTTTATAACGCTATGCTTCCGGATCTTGCCGGGAATGAAAACATGGGAAGATGGTCAGGCTGGGCATGGGGCCTCGGATACGTAGGAGGTCTGGCTTGTCTTATACTCTGTTATTTTGTTTTCATACAGAATGGAAATAGTCTTTTTGGTCTGAACAGCGATACCGCGGAGGATGTCAGGATCACTTTTCTGGTGACGGGGATATGGTATGGTTTATTCAGTATTCCTTTTTTTCTGAACACCAATGATAATCCA harbors:
- a CDS encoding acetyl-CoA hydrolase/transferase family protein, whose amino-acid sequence is MTAEEAVKVIRSNSRVYIHAVAAAPQQLIKAMVARADELKNVEIIHLHTEGEAPYADPKFEGHFSINSLFVGANVRKAVNSEMGDYIPIFLSEVPGLFRNNRIPVDVAMIQVSPPDQHGFCSLGVSVEASLAAVQSASTVIAQVNPRMPRTHGDGLIHISQIKAMVEVNDELPEHLPDEPDLDELKIGKYCAELIEDGATLQMGIGAIPNAVLKSLQNHKDLGVHTEMFSDGVIELVEKGIITGKRKKIHPGKIVSGFVMGSRKLYDFLDDNPMVAMLDIAYINDTAVIRRNPKVTAINSAIEVDLTGQICADSIGTYHYSGVGGQMDFIRGASLSQGGKPIIALPSTTSKGISRIVPFLKQGAGVVTTRAHVHYVVTEYGSKDLYGKSLKQRAKALIEIAHPDHREDLSRSAFERFRNPIFQGIGGTAEN